The proteins below come from a single Geobacillus thermoleovorans genomic window:
- a CDS encoding maltose acetyltransferase domain-containing protein — MKSEKEKMVAGHLYSPADLELVKERERARRLVRLYNETLETECQLPPLR, encoded by the coding sequence ATGAAAAGCGAAAAGGAAAAGATGGTGGCGGGACACTTGTACAGCCCCGCCGATTTGGAGCTCGTCAAGGAACGAGAGCGGGCGCGGCGGCTCGTTCGTTTGTATAACGAAACGTTGGAAACGGAATGTCAACTACCCCCACTTCGCTAA